Within Paralichthys olivaceus isolate ysfri-2021 chromosome 19, ASM2471397v2, whole genome shotgun sequence, the genomic segment CTTCATTTACTTTATTGCATCACCAGCAAACTGAGGTAAATCCACAGGAAGGAAGAAGTGCTACACAGGAAGTAAACGCCACATTTCACTTTTTGCTGAGAAACGaagcagagaagagaaaagagaaagaggaacaaTGGATGAAATCAAAtggattaaaatgtctttacttCTGCTGCTGATTCCGTTTACAGGTAAGAATAAATCCACTTCTAAGATGTTCTCAGTTTGAATAATCAGAATGAATCCAGATagtttggtgtttgtttttaacacagTTCAGTGAAGAGGTTCACTCATGTTGTGGCAGACTTTCATCAGAGTGACAGACCAGAAGTAAAGGAAGGACCAGACGTAGAAAGTCCTCAGATCATCTCACACCTTGTTTAACGAGAAACTTTTGGGATTTTCTGATTTAAAGCCACAATAAATCTTGGTCTTGATGAAGAAACTGGTGATTGTCTCTTTTTATGACTTGGTTTGTGTTAGAActgggtttgtttgttctttcattGATTTACCTCCACTCAGGACGTTATATGTTCGTTGACTTTGTCTGTTAATTCGCgggaaacacaaaaactaccagatGGACGATCGTGAGACTTGGTGGACGGATGCGCTGGGtggtgcggatccaggatttttcactttctttaacgatGAAAAAAGTCTGGCACattcagaggactgatatttatgagtacTCTGATATTGTagttgtgtatatttgtgtactGGATCATTCCTCATATTTGGTTCTGCTGTGTATTGCTCACTGTCTAATTGTGGTTATTTCCTCTAATTTGAGTCTCTTGCTCCGTCTACTGTGATAAtgagctgatgatgtcacttcctcAGCCTCGTTCCTCCTTTACTTCTAGTTCGTCCCCTGATCAAAGCCAGTGTGCTGCAACATGTAGCTGCATCTTTACGCCTCTGCACCAACAACATtcaggaacaccttgaggggagttccttcaactgtggtacaaacattcagttcaacacaaggatgaactgatgagACGTAGGTCGTCCATCTCAAGtctgaatttcttcaaattttgaccagttCTCTCCTCGAATGAGAAacgaactgattagatttcggTGATCAAGGGTCAGAGTGACctcatgagtctggaaaaaaatacGTAGTCTGAAACTGGACTAGTTGGCTGAGGCCTTCAAATGCAGGGCGATAACTGTAGTTTATTGTTTTCAGGTTTATCTGCTCAGTCGTGCTCCATTCTTAATTTACAACATTACGTCTAAAATAATCCTCACTCTCATAAGTGTATGAAAATATCAGTCTTTCtcttagtttagtttaattggtcctgtctctctctcatttcctccacaGCACCAGCTGCCCAATATTCCTCCGTCATCgtcagagctggagctgaagtCATTTTGCCTTGTGAACCTGTGACAGAGGATCATGTTAACTGTGGAGCTACTATCTGGTTCTTCAGGGAATCAAAGTGGACTGGAGAAGTAAACCTGGTTCACGATGGGCAGCTCGACACATCTGTGATTTCCAAATCTAAAGCAGACAGAATACGTCTTGCTGCAAACTGTTCTCTGGTTATCAGGGAGGTCACAGTCGAGGATGCTCGTCTCTacctctgcagaaagtctgaccagacaaaacaaatacagacagaccatgtgttttatttgtctgttgtCACCAGTGAGTAAAAGAGTCTCTTCATAAAAACATTCTGATCATTCTGATGGAGATAGTTTCACTcatgttctctttctctcacaataTCTCCATCATCACCAGTGACTGAGCAGAAGAGAAGTGATGAGGTGACGTTGAACTGCTCTGTGTCGACATATAAAGCCTGCAGGGAAGTGAAGTGGCTGTTTATGAATAAAGATGTGGATGAAGACAACAAGGATCTGAACACATCACAGTCTGACTGCTCAGCCACTGTGAGCTTCTCAAAATCCAGTTTTGTTCACACGACAAAGGACGATAACTTATTCAAATGTAAAGTGAACGATGGACACAAAGAGGAAGAGTTtgccttcatccctccatcatcaggtgagaaaacacagaacaccATGAACTGCTCCTGATCCAATCAATTCATTTGTTCATACGTTTCTTTTTCTTAAGAAGGAAAGAACAAAGAGAAGACAACAACCCCAGGAGGTAGTGAATATTTGGTGCACCTCTCATtcatctctgtgctgctgatgttgatTGATTTAAAGACATGTTGAAAACGTGTAAAAACAGGATGTTGGACTGAGCAGAAAACTCAActcttgtctttctgttttccatGGGCTTTTGGATTATTCTCCACGTTAACATGATTTAACGTCACCACCAGTAAAACACATATTCTCTACCTTTGCAGGTGCAAAACTAACGCTCCCTGAGTTCAGTGCCACTTAATGTCCTTCTGCTGCCTCtagaaaacaaagcaacaaaaagagACAGCATTAATGTTAGCTATAGCTCAGAACGCCTATGTGAGCTTCTAAATCAGCTTTGTAATTTAAATGAAGTGCTGCGTCAAACAATGATATCTCGTACTGTGTGCTGATGCAGTGAGCAGTTGTGAATAAGACAAAGATAGTTACTGACCCTAAtgatattcaaatattcaactCTTGTTTCTcgtccttctttctcttcttgtcATCCAGGCATCTGCAGTTGAACATGTCCGGGCAAATTAGGCCGTGTACTCAACTTTGAAAAAGTTTAGAGTTGAAACTCACCATGTAGACAAGTTGGGCGAACTTAATATTTCTCTACAGTGAAGTGAACAcagaaatattcatttaaaagtgCTAAACACAAAAGTTAACACCTTGCTCTTCATATTAATTTTGTCCAACTTTGTACAATAAGTTGTCAACTGACTAAAACATGTTCATGTAACAAACTTAATTATTTATTCTGataatcatctttattttaagtGATTTACTAACCACATTCATCATTTCTTACAGTGTACGTAGTCTGAAACTGGACTAGTTGGCTGAGGCCTTCAAATGCAGGGCGATAACTGTAGTTTATTGTTTTCAGGTTTATCTGCTCAGTCGTGCTCCATTCTTAATTTACAAAGTTACGTCTAAAATAATCCTCACTCTCATAAGTGTATGAAAATATCAGACTTTCtcttagtttagtttaattggtcctgtctctctctcatttcctccacaGCACCAGCTGCCCAATATTCCTTCATCATCgtcagagctggagctgaagtCATTTTGCCTTGTGAACCTGTGACAGAGGATCATGTTAACTGTGGAGCTACTACCTGGTTCTTCAGGGAATCAGAGGAGACTAGAGACGTAAACCTGGTTCACTATGGGCAGCTCAACACATCTGTGATTTCCAAATCTAAAGCAGACAGAATACGTCTTGCTGCAAACTGTTCTCTGGTTATCAGGGAGGTCACAGTCGAGCATGCTGGGTTCTActtctgcagaaagtctgacCGGACAGGACAAATAGAGACAGaccatgtgttttatttgtctgttgtCACCAGTGAGTAAAAGAGTCTCTTCATAAAAACATTCTGATCATTCTGATGGAGATAGTTTCACTcatgttctctttctctcacaataTCTCCATCATCACCAGTGACTGAGCAGAAGAGAAGTGATGAGGTGACGTTGAGCTGCTCTGTGTCGACATATGAAGCCTGCAGGGAAGTGAAGTGGCTGTTTATGAATAAAGATG encodes:
- the LOC138405605 gene encoding uncharacterized protein isoform X34; translation: MDEIKWIKMSLLLLLIPFTAAQYSSVIVRAGAEVILPCEPVTEDHVNCGATIWFFRESKWTGEVNLVHDGQLDTSVISKSKADRIRLAANCSLVIREVTVEDARLYLCRKSDQTKQIQTDHVFYLSVVTMTEQKRSDEVTLNCSVSTYKACREVKWLFMNKDVDEDNKDLNTSQSDCSATVSFSKSSFVHTTKDDNLFKCKVNDGHKEEEFAFIPPSSAPAAQYSFIIVRAGAEVILPCEPVTEDHVNCGATTWFFRESEETRDVNLVHYGQLNTSVISKSKADRIRLAANCSLVIREVTVEHAGFYFCRKSDRTGQIETDHVFYLSVVTMTEQKRSDEVTLSCSVSTYEACREVKWLFMNKDVDEDNKDLKTSQSGCSATVSFSKSSLVHTTKDDNLFKCKVNDGHKEEEFAFIPPSSGKNKTAPGNKEKTTTPGDWWRYIRLAVGLATIVILVVIVVRWRRNKGNKTQTDENTIRGGDDVVTYSTSPGPSADPSLYANVTIRPVE
- the LOC138405605 gene encoding uncharacterized protein isoform X21 produces the protein MDEIKWIKMSLLLLLIPFTAPAAQYSSVIVRAGAEVILPCEPVTEDHVNCGATIWFFRESKWTGEVNLVHDGQLDTSVISKSKADRIRLAANCSLVIREVTVEDARLYLCRKSDQTKQIQTDHVFYLSVVTMTEQKRSDEVTLNCSVSTYKACREVKWLFMNKDVDEDNKDLNTSQSDCSATVSFSKSSFVHTTKDDNLFKCKVNDGHKEEEFAFIPPSSAAQYSFIIVRAGAEVILPCEPVTEDHVNCGATTWFFRESEETRDVNLVHYGQLNTSVISKSKADRIRLAANCSLVIREVTVEHAGFYFCRKSDRTGQIETDHVFYLSVVTMTEQKRSDEVTLSCSVSTYEACREVKWLFMNKDVDEDNKDLKTSQSGCSATVSFSKSSLVHTTKDDNLFKCKVNDGHKEEEFAFIPPSSDWWRYIRLAVGLATIVILVVIVVRWRRNKDTQTDADENTTFSAEETKCFDEADSSLCEANSPFSVVSGNKTQTDENTIRGGDDVVTYSTSPGPSADPSLYANVTIRPVE
- the LOC138405605 gene encoding uncharacterized protein isoform X18; the protein is MDEIKWIKMSLLLLLIPFTAPAAQYSSVIVRAGAEVILPCEPVTEDHVNCGATIWFFRESKWTGEVNLVHDGQLDTSVISKSKADRIRLAANCSLVIREVTVEDARLYLCRKSDQTKQIQTDHVFYLSVVTMTEQKRSDEVTLNCSVSTYKACREVKWLFMNKDVDEDNKDLNTSQSDCSATVSFSKSSFVHTTKDDNLFKCKVNDGHKEEEFAFIPPSSAAQYSFIIVRAGAEVILPCEPVTEDHVNCGATTWFFRESEETRDVNLVHYGQLNTSVISKSKADRIRLAANCSLVIREVTVEHAGFYFCRKSDRTGQIETDHVFYLSVVTMTEQKRSDEVTLSCSVSTYEACREVKWLFMNKDVDEDNKDLKTSQSGCSATVSFSKSSLVHTTKDDNLFKCKVNDGHKEEEFAFIPPSSGNKEKTTTPGDWWRYIRLAVGLATIVILVVIVVRWRRNKDTQTDADENTTFSAEETKCFDEADSSLCEANSPFSVVSGNKTQTDENTIRGGDDVVTYSTSPGPSADPSLYANVTIRPVE
- the LOC138405605 gene encoding uncharacterized protein isoform X14, which produces MDEIKWIKMSLLLLLIPFTAPAAQYSSVIVRAGAEVILPCEPVTEDHVNCGATIWFFRESKWTGEVNLVHDGQLDTSVISKSKADRIRLAANCSLVIREVTVEDARLYLCRKSDQTKQIQTDHVFYLSVVTMTEQKRSDEVTLNCSVSTYKACREVKWLFMNKDVDEDNKDLNTSQSDCSATVSFSKSSFVHTTKDDNLFKCKVNDGHKEEEFAFIPPSSAAQYSFIIVRAGAEVILPCEPVTEDHVNCGATTWFFRESEETRDVNLVHYGQLNTSVISKSKADRIRLAANCSLVIREVTVEHAGFYFCRKSDRTGQIETDHVFYLSVVTMTEQKRSDEVTLSCSVSTYEACREVKWLFMNKDVDEDNKDLKTSQSGCSATVSFSKSSLVHTTKDDNLFKCKVNDGHKEEEFAFIPPSSEGKNKTAPGNKEKTTTPGDWWRYIRLAVGLATIVILVVIVVRWRRNKDTQTDADENTTFSAEETKCFDEADSSLCEANSPFSVVSGNKTQTDENTIRGGDDVVTYSTSPGPSADPSLYANVTIRPVE
- the LOC138405605 gene encoding uncharacterized protein isoform X35, with protein sequence MDEIKWIKMSLLLLLIPFTAPAAQYSSVIVRAGAEVILPCEPVTEDHVNCGATIWFFRESKWTGEVNLVHDGQLDTSVISKSKADRIRLAANCSLVIREVTVEDARLYLCRKSDQTKQIQTDHVFYLSVVTMTEQKRSDEVTLNCSVSTYKACREVKWLFMNKDVDEDNKDLNTSQSDCSATVSFSKSSFVHTTKDDNLFKCKVNDGHKEEEFAFIPPSSAAQYSFIIVRAGAEVILPCEPVTEDHVNCGATTWFFRESEETRDVNLVHYGQLNTSVISKSKADRIRLAANCSLVIREVTVEHAGFYFCRKSDRTGQIETDHVFYLSVVTMTEQKRSDEVTLSCSVSTYEACREVKWLFMNKDVDEDNKDLKTSQSGCSATVSFSKSSLVHTTKDDNLFKCKVNDGHKEEEFAFIPPSSGKNKTAPGNKEKTTTPGDWWRYIRLAVGLATIVILVVIVVRWRRNKGNKTQTDENTIRGGDDVVTYSTSPGPSADPSLYANVTIRPVE
- the LOC138405605 gene encoding uncharacterized protein isoform X6, with the protein product MDEIKWIKMSLLLLLIPFTAAQYSSVIVRAGAEVILPCEPVTEDHVNCGATIWFFRESKWTGEVNLVHDGQLDTSVISKSKADRIRLAANCSLVIREVTVEDARLYLCRKSDQTKQIQTDHVFYLSVVTMTEQKRSDEVTLNCSVSTYKACREVKWLFMNKDVDEDNKDLNTSQSDCSATVSFSKSSFVHTTKDDNLFKCKVNDGHKEEEFAFIPPSSEGKNKEKTTTPGAPAAQYSFIIVRAGAEVILPCEPVTEDHVNCGATTWFFRESEETRDVNLVHYGQLNTSVISKSKADRIRLAANCSLVIREVTVEHAGFYFCRKSDRTGQIETDHVFYLSVVTMTEQKRSDEVTLSCSVSTYEACREVKWLFMNKDVDEDNKDLKTSQSGCSATVSFSKSSLVHTTKDDNLFKCKVNDGHKEEEFAFIPPSSEGKNKTAPGNKEKTTTPGDWWRYIRLAVGLATIVILVVIVVRWRRNKDTQTDADENTTFSAEETKCFDEADSSLCEANSPFSVVSGNKTQTDENTIRGGDDVVTYSTSPGPSADPSLYANVTIRPVE
- the LOC138405605 gene encoding uncharacterized protein isoform X11, which encodes MDEIKWIKMSLLLLLIPFTAAQYSSVIVRAGAEVILPCEPVTEDHVNCGATIWFFRESKWTGEVNLVHDGQLDTSVISKSKADRIRLAANCSLVIREVTVEDARLYLCRKSDQTKQIQTDHVFYLSVVTMTEQKRSDEVTLNCSVSTYKACREVKWLFMNKDVDEDNKDLNTSQSDCSATVSFSKSSFVHTTKDDNLFKCKVNDGHKEEEFAFIPPSSEGKNKEKTTTPGAAQYSFIIVRAGAEVILPCEPVTEDHVNCGATTWFFRESEETRDVNLVHYGQLNTSVISKSKADRIRLAANCSLVIREVTVEHAGFYFCRKSDRTGQIETDHVFYLSVVTMTEQKRSDEVTLSCSVSTYEACREVKWLFMNKDVDEDNKDLKTSQSGCSATVSFSKSSLVHTTKDDNLFKCKVNDGHKEEEFAFIPPSSGNKEKTTTPGDWWRYIRLAVGLATIVILVVIVVRWRRNKDTQTDADENTTFSAEETKCFDEADSSLCEANSPFSVVSGNKTQTDENTIRGGDDVVTYSTSPGPSADPSLYANVTIRPVE
- the LOC138405605 gene encoding uncharacterized protein isoform X45; translated protein: MDEIKWIKMSLLLLLIPFTAPAAQYSSVIVRAGAEVILPCEPVTEDHVNCGATIWFFRESKWTGEVNLVHDGQLDTSVISKSKADRIRLAANCSLVIREVTVEDARLYLCRKSDQTKQIQTDHVFYLSVVTMTEQKRSDEVTLNCSVSTYKACREVKWLFMNKDVDEDNKDLNTSQSDCSATVSFSKSSFVHTTKDDNLFKCKVNDGHKEEEFAFIPPSSAAQYSFIIVRAGAEVILPCEPVTEDHVNCGATTWFFRESEETRDVNLVHYGQLNTSVISKSKADRIRLAANCSLVIREVTVEHAGFYFCRKSDRTGQIETDHVFYLSVVTMTEQKRSDEVTLSCSVSTYEACREVKWLFMNKDVDEDNKDLKTSQSGCSATVSFSKSSLVHTTKDDNLFKCKVNDGHKEEEFAFIPPSSDWWRYIRLAVGLATIVILVVIVVRWRRNKGNKTQTDENTIRGGDDVVTYSTSPGPSADPSLYANVTIRPVE